The region ATTTCACGCGCGGTCGTCGCGTTTCCCGACCCGGCCGTCATCTACGAGAACAACATGAAGACCCTGGCCGCACTGGGATACGAGGGCTGGACGGCCCTGGGCGTGGAGCGCACCGCATGAAGCGCGACGAACTCGACCTCCTGCCGGGGCAATCGGAGGAATTGCTCAAGGAGTTGCACATCCTGACGCGCGAGGGGCGCATCAACCAGGATTCGCGCCGCAAGCTCAAGCAGGTGCACCACCTGTACCGGTTCATCGAAAAGCTGCTGCGCGAATTGCCGGATGAAGGCAACGGGGCGACGCTCGCCGATCATGGCGCGGGGAAGTCCTACCTCGGATTCATCCTCTACGACCTGTTCCTGAAGCAGAAGACCGGCGGGCGCATCTACGGCATCGAAACGAGGGCCGAGCTGGTGCAGCGCTCGGCCGAACTCGCGGCACGGCTAGGGTTCGACAGGATGTCCTTCGTCAACATCAGCGCCGCGGATGCCAGCGAGGCCAAGGACCTGCCCGAACGCATCGATGTCGTCACCGCCCTGCATGCCTGCGACACCGCGACGGACGACGCGATCGCCTTCGGATTGCGCAAGCATGCGCGCTTCATGGTGCTGGTGCCGTGCTGCCAGGCGGAGATCGCCGCCAGCCTGCGCCAGAACAAGGCGCTGTCGCTGTCGCGCACGCCCCTGGCCGAGCTGTGGCGGCACCCGATCCACACCCGCGAGCTGGGCAGCCAGCTGACCAACGTCCTGCGCTGCCTGTACATGGAAGCCAAGGGCTACCAGATCACGGTGACGGAGCTCGTCGGCTGGGAACACAGCATGAAGAACGAGCTAATCCTCGCCCGTTTCACCGGCCAGCCCAAGCGAAGTGCCGCTGAACGCTTGCGCGCCGTGCTCGCGGAATTCGGCCTGCAAAGCCTGGAAGCCTCCCGCTTTCCCCTTTAATTGGGGTCAGATTCCAATTTATGATCGCGGGATGGCACGCCTCCCCCGACTGACGGTCCCCGGCTATCCGCATCACATCATCCAGCGCGGGAACAACCGGCAGGCGATCTTTGCCGGCACGCAGGACTATGAAACCTTGTTGGCCATGCTGGAGGAATACGCGAAGAAGTCCGCTGTCGCCCTGCATGCGTACGTGTTGATGACCAACCACGTGCACCTGCTCGCCACGCCGGAAACCGTCGAGGGAATTCCCCAGATGATGCAGGCAGTGGGCCGGCGCTACGTACGCTACTTCAACCAGAAGCAATCGCGCACCGGCACGCTGTGGGAGGGACGGTACCGGTCGACCCTGATACAGGCGGAGCGCTATCTGATGGCGTGCATGGCGTACATCGACCTCAACCCGGTGAGGGCAGGAATCGTCGCAGACCCCGCGGAGTACGCCTGGTCAAGCCATCGCCATTACATCGGGCTGCGCAACGACAAGTTGCTCACGCCGCACCCGCTGTATTGGGAATTGGGGAACACGCCGTTTGCGCGCGAGGCCGCCTACGCCGAGATGGTGGGCTCCGGTGTTTCGGCGGCGCAGCAGAAGGCGCTGACCGAATCCGCGCTTCAAGGGTGGGCACTCGGAGAGGCCGACTACGTAGCGGATTTGCAGCGCCGGACCGAGCGCAGGGTCAGCCGCGGACGCGCAGGACGACCAAGCTCCAAAGTTTGACTGCAGCTATCCCGGGGTAAAATGCTCACCTAGCAACCTGTCCCCAATAATCTAAAGCTCAGTCTATTCGCTAAATAATTGGAATCTGACCCCAATTAATTTTCTTGGCATTGTTGTTGCAGTGCATTATTCTTGCGATCCCGCCCAATGAACCCAGGAGAGCGCCATGACGACGGCCGCTGAGATTTCCCATTTGCAAGAACACGGCCTGTACTCCGGTGCCAATGAACATGACGCCTGCGGTGTCGGCTTCGTGGCGCACGTCAAGGGCGAGAAGAGCCATGCGATCGTGCAGCAGGGATTGAAGATTCTCGAGAACCTCGATCACCGCGGTGCGGTGGGCGCGGACAAGTTGATGGGCGATGGCGCGGGCATCCTCATCCAGCTGCCGGACGCGCTCTACCGCGAAGAAATGGCCAAGCAAGGCGTGGAGCTCCCCCCGCCCGGCGAATATGGCGTCGGCATGGTCTTCCTGCCGAAGGAGCATGCTTCCCGCCTGGCGTGCGAACAGGAACTCGAGCGCGCGATCAAGACCGAAGGGCAGGTGCTCCTCGGTTGGCGGGACGTGCCGGTCAACAAGGACATGCCGATGTCCCCTGCGGTGCGCAAGAAGGAGCCGATCCTGCGCCAGCTGTTCATCGGGCGCGGCAACGACGTGATCGTGCAGGATGCGCTGGAGCGCAAGCTCTACGTGATCCGCAAGACGGCGAGCGCGGCCATCCAGAACCTGCGCCTGAAGCACTCCAAGGAATACTACGTCCCCAGCATGTCCAGCCGCACGGTGGTCTACAAGGGCCTGTTGCTGGCGGACCAGGTGGGCACCTACTACCTGGACCTGCAGGACCCGCGCTGCGTATCCGCGCTGGGCCTCGTGCACCAGCGCTTTTCTACCAACACCTTCCCCGAGTGGCCGCTGGCCCACCCGTACCGCTATGTCGCGCACAACGGCGAGATCAACACGGTCAAGGGCAACTACAACTGGATGAAGGCGCGCGAAGGCGTGATGTCCTCGCCCGTGCTCGGAGCGGACCTCAAAAAGCTCTACCCGATCAGCTTCGCCAGCCAGTCCGACACCGCCACCTTCGACAACTGCCTCGAGTTGCTCACGATGGCCGGCTACCCGATCGGCCAGGCGGTGATGATGATGATCCCCGAGCCGTGGGAACAGCACACCACGATGGACGAGCGCCGCAAGGCCTTCTACGAATACCACGCGGCGATGCTGGAGCCCTGGGACGGCCCGGCCTCGATCGTCTTCACGGACGGCCGCCAGATCGGCGCGACGCTCGACCGCAACGGCCTGCGCCCCTCGCGCTACTGCGTCACCGACGACGACCTCGTGATCATGGCGTCCGAGTCCGGCGTGCTGCCGGTGCCCGAGAACAAGATCGTGCGCAAGTGGCGCCTGCAACCCGGCAAGATGTTCCTCATCGACCTGGAACAGGGCCGCATGATCGACGACGAGGAGCTGAAGTCCGGCCTCGCCAACGGCAAGCCCTACAAGCAGTGGATCGAGAACCTGCGCATCAAGCTCGACGACCTGTCCGACACCTCGGGCAAGGTGCCGCACAGCGACGTCGAGCTCCTCGACCGCCAGCAGGCGTTCGGCTATACGCAGGAGGACATCAAGTTCCTGATGTCGCCGATGGCGCAGGCCGGCGAGGAAGGCATCGGCTCCATGGGCAACGACAGCCCGCTGGCCGTGCTCTCGTCCAAGGACAAGCCGCTGTACAACTACTTCAAGCAGTTGTTCGCGCAGGTGACGAACCCGCCGATCGACCCGATCCGGGAGGCGATCGTGATGTCGCTCGTGTCCTTCATCGGACCGAAGCCGAACCTGCTGGACATCAACCAGGTCAACCCGCCGATGCGGCTGGAAGTGAGCCAGCCGATCCTCGACTTCGCCGACATGGCGAAGCTGCGCGACATCGAGAACATCACGCACGGCAAGTTCCGCAGCTACACGCTGGACATCACCTATCCGCTGTCGTGGAGCAGCGAAGGCGTCGAAGCGAAGCTCGCGTCGCTGAACGC is a window of Caenimonas aquaedulcis DNA encoding:
- a CDS encoding class I SAM-dependent methyltransferase, coding for MKRDELDLLPGQSEELLKELHILTREGRINQDSRRKLKQVHHLYRFIEKLLRELPDEGNGATLADHGAGKSYLGFILYDLFLKQKTGGRIYGIETRAELVQRSAELAARLGFDRMSFVNISAADASEAKDLPERIDVVTALHACDTATDDAIAFGLRKHARFMVLVPCCQAEIAASLRQNKALSLSRTPLAELWRHPIHTRELGSQLTNVLRCLYMEAKGYQITVTELVGWEHSMKNELILARFTGQPKRSAAERLRAVLAEFGLQSLEASRFPL
- a CDS encoding REP-associated tyrosine transposase, producing the protein MARLPRLTVPGYPHHIIQRGNNRQAIFAGTQDYETLLAMLEEYAKKSAVALHAYVLMTNHVHLLATPETVEGIPQMMQAVGRRYVRYFNQKQSRTGTLWEGRYRSTLIQAERYLMACMAYIDLNPVRAGIVADPAEYAWSSHRHYIGLRNDKLLTPHPLYWELGNTPFAREAAYAEMVGSGVSAAQQKALTESALQGWALGEADYVADLQRRTERRVSRGRAGRPSSKV